The region AATTGCGTCTCGGGGGCGACAAGCAGCAAAAGGTTCGGATCGTGCGCACCGACGGGAGACCACGGTGAGCGACAACCAAACACCGGAGCGTGACGACCACGAGACCGCGGCTGGCTTTCGCCTCCGGCCCGACCGCCCAAAGGTGATGCGCCTGTCGCGCAAAGTGCTGGCCGGCCTCGCAGGGATCGCCAGCCTCGCGATTTTGGGCTCGCTCATCTGGGCACTCAGCACGAGCAAGCGCGGCCAGCAAAGTGGCCAGGAACTCTTCAACACCGACAACAAGACAACGCCAGACGGTCTTGCCTCTTTGCCGAAAGACTATACAGGTCTGCCACAAAACGTTCCGCAACTCGGGCCGCCGCTGCCGGGCGACCTTGGCCGCCCCATCCTCAACGCGCATTCCGCCGGTCCCCCCGCGTCTGGATTTGAGACGATGGAGCAACGCATGGCGCAAGAAAGCGAGGCCGCCCGCACCAGCCGATTGTTTTCCACGACCAGTGCAAGAGAGCGGCCGGAGGTCGGATCAGTGCTTGCGGCGGCCACCACAGGAGGCGTGCTGAATCCGTCCGTTGCAGCGGACCCGAAGCCGTTGATCGATCCCGATTCCTTTCAGAACATGCAGGACCACAAACTCGCCTTTCTTAATGGTCCCACCGATCGCCGCACCGTCAGCTCCGACCGGCTGATGAATTCCGCTTCATCCTATGTCCTGCAGGCCGGTACAGTGATTCCGGCAGCTTTGATCACCGGCATCCAATCCGACTTGCCTGGCCTGATCACCGCGCAGGTCACGGAGAATGTCTATGACAGTCCAACGGGACGCTTCCTCCTTGTGCCACAAGGTGCCAAATTGATCGGCAGCTACGATAGCCAGGTGTCCTTCGGCCAATCCCGCGTCCTGCTTGTC is a window of Methylocapsa sp. D3K7 DNA encoding:
- a CDS encoding TrbI/VirB10 family protein, with amino-acid sequence MSDNQTPERDDHETAAGFRLRPDRPKVMRLSRKVLAGLAGIASLAILGSLIWALSTSKRGQQSGQELFNTDNKTTPDGLASLPKDYTGLPQNVPQLGPPLPGDLGRPILNAHSAGPPASGFETMEQRMAQESEAARTSRLFSTTSARERPEVGSVLAAATTGGVLNPSVAADPKPLIDPDSFQNMQDHKLAFLNGPTDRRTVSSDRLMNSASSYVLQAGTVIPAALITGIQSDLPGLITAQVTENVYDSPTGRFLLVPQGAKLIGSYDSQVSFGQSRVLLVWNRIVFPNGQSIVLEHQPGADTEGYAGLEDGVDYHWGNLLKTAALSTLLGVGAELGSNGNQSDLVRALQRGSQDSINQSGQQLVRRQINVQPTLTIRPGFPVRVLVNRDLVLAQYQG